The Dasypus novemcinctus isolate mDasNov1 chromosome 22, mDasNov1.1.hap2, whole genome shotgun sequence genomic sequence acaagccctgtgctgGCTGCCCACAGGTGAGCTCCAGGAAAATTAgattctagaggggaaggcagagacctccacAAAGATCAGGGCTAcctttgccacgtggcaggactcTGAGAAAGCATCTCGGCTTATGCCTCGATGTGGATATTTCACGGCCtctgaactgtacacttttaccccaaataaatctcctttataaaagccaacacatttctggtactttgcattggcagccttttagcaaactaaatgtgtatgtgtgtgtgtgtatgtgtgtgtgtgtgtgagagagagaaagagagagaaagtgagaggCAGTGGGAGAGGGGAGGTAGAGAGTATATCTAATCTTTAGCAGGATATTGAATGGTATTTAGCCTCTCATTCTGAAATTAGAGACAAAGGTCAGAACTGTGGTCAAAGAGGTGTTAAGTTCTACACAACTGGGATCAGACCCCCCACTAGAGATTACGAACAGATAACAAAACTGGTCTTACTATAATCAACTATATTGTCTAACCCAGGGCCACTATTTGGCCCTTTACTTTTTCTGTGAAGGGCCAAATAGTGAATATTTTAGGCCTTGTGGGTCAAATGCTTTCTGTGATAACTATATATAGGAATCActatagcacaaaagcagccataggcaGTACgtgagcatggctgtgttccaataaaactttgtaCAAAGCATGCATTGGAACTGATTtggctgtaggccatagtttgtTGACCTCTGCTCtaaccccttccctctccccagtgTAAGTCTAAGACCATGGAGGGTGAACGGGCATCATCATAAAGGTGAATTGTCCACCCAATGGGAATGTTGTAGCTGCCCTTGCCTTCCCACCCAAAGCCAAGTGAAGGGACCAAGAGAATCCCATGAAAAAATAAGAGAGTGTGCACAAAGGAAAGGCTGGCCTCTCTTATCCTCATTGGATCTTTGCCCAGGGAGTGATCTTTGGCTCTGCACTTCTTCTGGGTTAGCAGGGGAAAGAACTGGAGAGAGTTGGCAAAGGCAGAGCAAGGTGGCAAAGCAGAGAGAGGAGAAGCAACTGTTTAGTGTAACAGAGACATGTGAGATTCCCCTGGCACCAGGGGACACAATGGAAGGTAACTGGACTTGATCGGTTTGTCCTAATTTTACCTAAGAGGGCTTGCAGTCTGGCCAAAAGGCTACCTAATCGGTTGCTGAGAGAGGCTGAAAGAGTTTGAGCTAGAGCCAGACTGCCCACGTAGGAGAATTTGGACAGTGGGGCAAGTGTGAGATTCTCCCAAGAATACACACCATGGGCTGAGAGTAGGTATCCACAGCCAGATGGCTTGAGAAGCAAAAGTGGACACAACCAACATAGGACCACACCTGAAGCCAGATTAAAAAGAGATTTCTCATCTCCTCCCTAGAAGAGCCTAGAATGTCCCAGAAGTGGACCTCATGTCCCTCCTTTACTAACCAAGGGTGACTTGCTAGCTACGGAATCTTCTCAAGGTGCAATTAAAGAATCTGCTctgcagaagaaaaggaaaatccaaATCAGCACTCTTGGGTGCAATGACTGTTTGGGGAAACGTTTAATGTTTATAGCCCAGGTGTTGAGCTGTTCAGAAAGCCAAATACCCATATATATTAGCACCTCATCAATCCAGAGTCTAATTAGTTAGCATTTTGGGCTACACATGTCAAAGTCAAGAAATTGGGCACATGCACATTTCTGCAGGGAAAAACATATTCCTCTTTTTTGTATTCTTACGTGAAATACTCAAGTCTTCACTCAGAGCCTATTTAGGGAAacttggaaagcattttcctATTACCATAACATTAGAGTGTGGTTCCTTACCGGGTCAGCCCATAAAATGCCTGTGTCATTCATAATgcagtgtattagccaaaggggtgctgactcaaaataccagaaatcagttggtttttaaaaagggtatttatttgggatagaagcttgcagttaccaggccataaaccataagttacttccctcaccaaagtcttttgccatgtattggagcaagatggctgctgatgtctgccagagctcaggctttctgggttcctctcttcctgagattcatttctctctgggctcagctcctctgttttctccacaaggtcagctgtagactaggaggctctctaggctttgcctctctccccaaggccagctgtagactatcaggtaactggctctgtctctctccccagggcttctgccatgtctaaggagttgtctctattcctctgtgttcttcttctgtgtgttcacttcctgggctccagctcaaaactccagcatcaaaactccaactctgtcctttgccactcTTTtgtctgtaagtccccaccctactgacatggcccaatcaaagccctaatcataatttaatcatgcccaggtacagaccagtttacaaacataatccaatatctatttttggaatttatgacCCCTTTAAACTGCTACATGCAGCTAAATAAGAGAAGAGTGATTAGAAAAACAAGAGCTGGAAGAGAAACTTGGAACATGCTTAGTCATATGGTTTCTCATATTGCAGTAGGTAATGTTAAAGCAATGTCCGTAGGATCAGCAGGACCCTGATTTGATTTCTGTTGCTGCCAGTTAGTAGTTATATAGGACCTACCTAGACATACAACTTATTCTCTCATAGCTCTTTGTCTCCTTAttgtaaaatgggagaaaacaatacTTCATTATGTGATTTGAGGAATAAACTTTGTAATGTATGTAAAGCATTGGTATAGTTCCTGGCTTttagaaataacttaatgaaTTTTCTTGTCACTGTCATCATCACTATCACAAAAGGATCAGGAGGcagaaaaaggagataaaaaagGTTATAAATGACAATGATAAATACAGCATCCTACAGTACAGAACTTATAATAATAGGCAAAATAATACTCTTTATGTGATTCTGGGGGACACCTAGAAGCAGTTAAATCATTTCTAGAGTAGCTTATAAAAGAAGGCAGAGAGAACATGCTTTTTAGAAATGTTACcttcaaaatattaattttaaaaaaagtgttgttCCATAAAGAAATGTGCTTCAATTATCtagaaaattacaaatgagtaATATATTCTCCAATGATTCTGGATATGTTAGGATATATTCGTCTACCTTAGTTtggtattattaatatatatgagTAATCCTTCATAATATTAAAACTTAATCCTCAGTTTTCCAAAATCCACAGCAGCTTCCATAGAGATACTTTCTCCTCCAAACTCCCTAGTGGGCCACAGGAATATTCTGCCATCCAAAATTACCAGGGACCCTGCAAAGCTAAATGAATGAGGATAATGAATCGCTCCATTCAGTTattcatttaaaagaattgaCTGAGTGTCCAAATGTACCAGGCACTAGCCTGAGCACTTTAGATAAAAATCCATAAAACCTGTCTTCCTTTGAAAAGACAGAAACCTGGAAGAATTCTCCTAACCTAAGGGGCTGGGAGTGACAAGCCAGAGGGGATATTGCTGGAATATACCCAGATAGGCACACTCAGGGATAAGCCAAAAAGGAGAGGAGGTTACAGAGACGTATGTAAGTGGACACAATTATGACCAATTAGTTGATTCAACAATAGAAACAGGAAGTAGGAATTAACCCTCTCCCCCATCTCCCCAGTTACAAAGAGCCAGCTGATACAGAAAGAAAGGGTCCATGACAGTGAATGGCCTTGTAAGTCAGCCTGCATGAGGACACATTGACCTAAATTAATCAGAACATACACGGAGCACGAAGTCAGAAGTATCACAAAATGATGATCAACCCAAGAATGGACTGGAATCAAAATACAGGAGAGAAACAGGCAAACTGGATCTGAAAAAGTGAGTGCAACTAATAGTGTGACTGAATCTAGAGATTTCCAGAGAAGTGAAATGCTCTAggaatttatttaaaacaaaacaaaaaagaaaccctCCACCACCCCCTCAAggagttaaaaacaaaaatgaagatttggagatattatctttgtatcattacTGTCCAGGCCATAATCATGGTCGTAGTATTGTACAACGTACAATTTTCTCAACTCAACAGAGgtcagaggaaggaaggagatggAGAAGATCAAGCAGTTTCCCTACAACAAGCCTGTAATGCAGCACTGGATGGGAAAACAGTGCATGTGTTGCCAAGTGCATTAACTACATTTAGAACATACTCTTGCCCTTCTTATGTGACAGAAAATCATTATATCACAGCTCCTTTGTCTATAGAAGAAGCCGCATTCCCTTTGGCATATGTAATAACGGTCAGTCAAGATTTTGATACATTTGAGCGGCTCTTCCGAGCTATTTATATGCCTCAAAATGTCTACTGTATCCACATAGATAAAAAGGCCACGAGTGAATTTAAAATTGCTATGGGACAATTATTGGAATGCTTCCCAAATACTATTTTATCCTCAAAGTCTGAGTTCATTACTTATGGGGGAATATCCAGGCTCCAGGCTGACCTGAACTGCATGAAAGATCTTCTAGCTTCAGATGTGCCCTGGAGATACCTCATTAACACGTGTGGTCATGATTTTCCACTAAAAACCAATAAGGAAATTgttcaatatttgaaaacattaaatgggaaaaatatcaCCCCTCACTTAGCACTTGCTCTGAAATCAGATGAAAGGATCAAATATGCCCATATAGAGCATAGAACCAGAACAAACTCTTTTATCCAGAAGAAACGTAAAAGGAAGAACCCACCTCCAAATAAGCTTAAAATCCACTTTGGTTCAACTTATGTTGCCCTTACAAGGGATTTTGTCCATTTTGCTCTTTTTAATAAAATAGCCAATGACTTACTCCAGTGGTCCCAAGATACCTACAGTCCAGATGAGCATTTCTGGATTACACTTAATAAGATTCCAGGTGAGTATggtttcttttcctatttcttgattgttaattttttaaaaataaaggcgaTATATAATTgtgattttaaaatcaattattaTTAAAAGCTTTGTAATGTAGAATTGTGGTTCTGTGCCACGCCTCTTCCCACATACAGACACCATTACCAAAGGCAACTACTATAAAATTTGCAACTCTTTCTCCCGATATTTACTTCCATGGAAATAAGATATTTATACTGCCACTTCTTATACCatatttgaatattaaatattcatatcctgtgtggtagtttgaagttgtatggaccccagaaaaacatgttcttaaatttaatccattcctgtggatgtgaacccattataagtaggaccttttgctGAAGTCTCTTgagttaaagtgtgacccactTCAGTCATTAAgcgtcttaatcctattactggagtcctttataagggaaTAAATTCAGACAtaatagagagaaagccacaggaaataaggagctgaaatcaatgaaacttggtagagaagggagagactaggagACACCACCAcatgccttgtcatgtgacagaggagccaaggattgccagcagccagccccagaattgccacagtctttggaaagaaagcatcaccttgatgatgcctttatttggacttttttttagcctcaaaaccataaactaataaattctccttggttaagccaacccatttcatggtatttgcttaaacaGCCTAGGAAACGAAAACATCCAGTTACAGTGGTTGAAAGGTTTTCATACCCTACCCACAAACTTCACCTTCACCCATCTTAATACCATGACAAAGTTATGATATTAAGACAAAATGGTATTAAAACAAAgttaatatttacattattataACTATGAAGTTATTGTTTATAGCTGATCCTCTAGTATAatgcctcttcctttctctcttgagGTTAATGTTCCTGAGGTTAATGATTGCCTCAGGGTTGGGTTAGttatgtttttttcatagttaCTTCTTTTTATATAATTCTATCACTgatctttttcagaatgcttgaACTATTAATAATCTGTCAAATAGCTATCATTATTACTCAAGCATTCAACTCTTTAAAAGCTCGTTTCCCcccctcttcccctttcctcaaTCTAGACATTTTTCTCTCATGCCTGCCATAAAGCTCTTAGAAATTCTCTACGCTGGTCCTATGCTGGATCTATATTCCATAGCATGTATGTTCttattttataaagatacatcctgaaatatttaggaatgatttcatttaatatcaaacatttgcttcaaaataatctgaGAATAGGTGAGGAAGTGAATTATAATTGGCCTTTTATCATTGTTGGCACTGTTTGATGGGTGAGGATTAATTATTGCTCTATAATTTTtgtgtttgaaattttctattataaaattatttcttctttagttaaggtagtttgtgtttttccaTTTAATCTAGGTTAACTAGGTTATTGGCATACAATGATTAATTGTATCCTTTTATAATTCTTCTTATTTTGTGACATTGATAATATATCCCCTTTTATGATTTTAgattttgcatcttcttttttctttatcagtctagctaaagttttgtcaattttattgaccttttcaaagaaccaacttttcggttttgttgattgtcttttttttattctctatttcatttatctctcatctttatttccttcttcatgctcgctttgggtttagttcattctttttatagttccttCAGGTTAGAGGTTAGGTCTCTAATTTGAAATCTTTACTCTTttcaatgtaaacatttagagctattaatttccctctaagtactgcctttgctgtattcagtaagttttggcatgttacatttttgttttcatttgcctttagatatttcctaatttcccttgtgatttcttctttgacccattgattaagagtatgttgttgaacttccatatatttgtgtattttccaattctccctctgttatttatgtctagcttcatttcattatggtcagagaggatacattgtgtgatttcaacatttttaaatatattgagacttgcTTTGGAAACTAACTTGTAGTCTAATTGGGCAAATGCTCCAGGGGCCCTTGAGAATTCTGCTGCTTTTGAGTattgtgttttatatatgtctgttaggtctagtcaTTTGTAATACCGCTCAATTTCTGCTTCTTTATTCATCTTCCGTTTAGGTGTTCTATCAAATGATGAAAGTTGTGTTTtaatgtctccaactattattgtagaggtgtctatttttcccttcaattttgtcaATGTTTGTCTCAGGTATTTTCAAGCACTATGGttaaatgcaaaaatacttaGGCTTGTTATATTTCTCCTTGGTGGCTtgacctttttattaatatatggtatCCTTCATTGTCTCATTTAACAGTTGTTTAAAGCCTATATTATCCAATACTATATAGCTAGCCcagtccttttttggttattatttgcatggaatatttttcccatcctttcactttgggtctaaggtgtgtctctcataaacaacatatagttggatcatactTTTTATCCATCCTGCCCATCCAGCGTATTACAGTGTATTACACTGAGTATTCCTATATATTCCAGTGTATTACACTACATTTACATTCACTGTAATTACTAATAATGTAGGACTTATTTCAACAATGTTATCCtttgtttttatatgtcatattttttgtcttgcttttcctttattgcagacTTCTTTTGTGCATAGTTGATCTTTTATGACGTAATTTGATCcgttttcccatttatttatatatataaatatatacttatatttcttttccttcatacatgggaagcaggcgccaaTGAGAGTCAGTTttcttgtttgtgtttgtttgtctttaggacatcccagagattgaacccaggaccttgtacatggaaaggaGGCATGCAACCgtctgagctacatccactccctctatATATTTCCCCTACACCCGAAATGGCTTGCTCATcggtttgctcattgttttggctCATTATTTTTGCTCGTTCTTTGCACTCTTGTCCTCTCACTGTCTGCATGTTGTTTCTGCTcagtgtttgtcttctttaggagtcaatgggaaccaaacctgggacctcccatgtggaaggtggacactcaactgcttgagctgcacCTGCTACccctctatatatttttataacttccTTTGTGGTATTAAACCACCTAAGTCTATAACCTACTAGATTGAAATGACATCTACTTAACTTCAATATTTTGCATAGTCTCTGCTCCTATACTCCTCCATTTTCCCTCTTTATGGTGTTTTTGTCACACagtacctctttatattttgtatgaCCAAAACATAGGAATATGATTATATCTTATAGAATTGTATTATAAACTTTATAGTAAATAGTGGCGTTACATACTAATGGGTTTACCCACATAGTTACCTTTAATGGAAATCTTCATTACTTCATATTGCTCCAAGATACTGTCTCCTGATTCTTACTTTCAACCTGAtaaacttcctttagcatttcttgtaaggcAGGTAACCTGTGTGAATgtcttaaactctccctcatttttaaagaatacttTTGCCAGATGTTTAATTATTaatggctggcagtttttctctttccaaatgCATATTGTTACACTTCATGTTGTCCCACAGGTCCCTTGGGCTCTgctcactttttttcattcttttatccatctgcctgttcaaatctgttggtGAAcacctctagtgtatttttttaggaggtaccagagattgaactcaggatctcatacataggaagccggcactcaaccactgagctacctccactccccagtgagagttgtttttttcatttttgtttgctttgttttcaggaaatactggggatcaaatccaggaccttgtacatgggaagtaggtgctcaaccacttaagtcacatccattcccctctagcatatttttattttatttctatctatttgtttcttctctagtgtatttttaatctcttttattGTGTCCTCCATCCCCataagttctgtttcttttt encodes the following:
- the GCNT2 gene encoding N-acetyllactosaminide beta-1,6-N-acetylglucosaminyl-transferase isoform X6, with amino-acid sequence MKIWRYYLCIITVQAIIMVVVLYNVQFSQLNRGQRKEGDGEDQAVSLQQACNAALDGKTVHVLPSALTTFRTYSCPSYVTENHYITAPLSIEEAAFPLAYVITVSQDFDTFERLFRAIYMPQNVYCIHIDKKATSEFKIAMGQLLECFPNTILSSKSEFITYGGISRLQADLNCMKDLLASDVPWRYLINTCGHDFPLKTNKEIVQYLKTLNGKNITPHLALALKSDERIKYAHIEHRTRTNSFIQKKRKRKNPPPNKLKIHFGSTYVALTRDFVHFALFNKIANDLLQWSQDTYSPDEHFWITLNKIPGVPGSMAQGVSDTSLRAVKWIFQEHIHKGCHGYYWRNVCVYGPGDLKWLYTSSSMFANKLELGTYPLTIECLELRIRERALNQSEIPVEPSWYLLPNHNLQ